CCCTGCTTGTTCACTATGAGTTCCGTCACAGGCAAACTTCACGCCGAGGAGAATCCGTTTCCGGTGCCCAACGGTTTGCGCGATGCGGTCGATTTCTGGAAGAAGATTTTTACTTTGTATAGCGAGCACGAGATTGTCTTTCACAATCCGGAGGATCACAAAAAAATCTACAGCGTCATCAGCGTCCCGGAGAACAAACAAAATCTCAATGCCCTGATCAACGCCGAGCGCGCCCGCATCATCAATCAATACGGGCTGCACGGCAAAACCGACCAGGTGCGCAGCCAGCGCGGCGCGCGCGAGCAGTTCCAGATCAGCCATGAGCGCTCGCAACGTTATCTCACCGGCATGCGCCGCGTCTTTCGCGAAGAAAAGCTACCGGTCGATCTCGCCTACTTGCCCCACGTGGAGTCGGCCTTCGACAACAGCGCGCGCTCGCACGCCGGCGCGTTGGGTATTTGGCAGCTGATGCCGATCGCCATCGTCCGTTTCAACCAGGGCGACATGCGATTGGATCCCTATGCCTCGACGCGCGCAGCCGCCAAGATCTTGCGTGAAAATTATTTAGGCTTCGGCAAAAATTGGCCGTTGGCGTTAACCGCTTACAACTTCGGACCAACCGCCGTCGCCCAGGCGCGCGACGCGGTCGGTTCGTCCGATTTGGTGACGATCATCCGCGAGTACAACCATTCGCGGTTTGGCTACGAGCCGAAAAATTTTTACGCCGAGTTTCTCGCGATTCGCGAGATGCTAAACAACAAAGAGGCGCCGTTCTTGACCCGGCGGCCGTTTCAGCCCTTCCGTTTTCGCGAAGTGAAAATCAAAAAGGCCGTGCCCGTGCAGTCGCTCCTGAAGACGGCCGCGGTGCACGAGCGCCAATTTTTCGATTGGAATAAATCGCTCGACAGGCGTGCTGAAGAAGTTCCAGCCGGCTATGCCTTGAATCTGCCCAGAGAGCGCATGGAGCGCTTTATTTCCGTGCACCGCCAGCTAGTCGACACACCGCCGGTCAGCCAGCTGGCCTCCGCCCGGCCACCGCGCAAGCGCTTAGGATCGTAGCGTCTTGTGCCAATCACGATCCGCCCAGTTTTTTGAAAATCCCTTCCTTCTCCAACTCGTCAATCACCGAGTGATCGATGAACTCCTCGGCTTTGCGCCCTTTGAAGTCGGCATTTTGCTCGGCGTAAAACGCCAGCGTGTCGCGCGTTCCAGCCATGTTGACGCGCGGCGGCATTGAGAAACGCGGCGCGAAGTAGTCGTAGGTCGCGCGCACGGTTTCCATGTCTTCGATGCGCATGCGGTTGGCAAAGACTTTCATGGTGCGCTCACGTTGCGTCTTGATGACGTGAATCGCTTCTGCGTAAGCGCGCGTGAAACGCTTCACGGTATCGCGGTTGTCGCGCAGAAAGCTGCCCTTCACGTTCAACGTCGACTGCGGAAAGTTGGTGCTCATCTCGCCCATGTCGGCCAAGATGCGAAAGCCGGCTTTCACGGCGATGTTCAAGTGCGGCGGCGAAAGAATGACCGCGTCGCTGCGTCCGGCGATCAGCCCGCCCATGCGTGTCGGCGCATCACCACCGATGATCACTTGGAGGTCGGCGAGTTTCATGCCCCATTCTTTCAATGCCAACTGCAGCGCCAGATCGTTGGAACCGCCGAAGTTGAGAATGTTGACCTTACGCCCGCGCAAATCCTTGGGCGTGCGAATGTCGGGCTTCACGACAAACGCGTAGGGAAACTTGTTGTACGATGCGGCGAGCACTTTGATGTCGAGCCCTTTGGCGCCAGCGGCGAGGGGTCCGGTTACCGACCCCGTGGCAAAAT
The DNA window shown above is from Deltaproteobacteria bacterium and carries:
- a CDS encoding lytic transglycosylase domain-containing protein, translating into MFIAKKFFLVLLVPCLFTMSSVTGKLHAEENPFPVPNGLRDAVDFWKKIFTLYSEHEIVFHNPEDHKKIYSVISVPENKQNLNALINAERARIINQYGLHGKTDQVRSQRGAREQFQISHERSQRYLTGMRRVFREEKLPVDLAYLPHVESAFDNSARSHAGALGIWQLMPIAIVRFNQGDMRLDPYASTRAAAKILRENYLGFGKNWPLALTAYNFGPTAVAQARDAVGSSDLVTIIREYNHSRFGYEPKNFYAEFLAIREMLNNKEAPFLTRRPFQPFRFREVKIKKAVPVQSLLKTAAVHERQFFDWNKSLDRRAEEVPAGYALNLPRERMERFISVHRQLVDTPPVSQLASARPPRKRLGS
- a CDS encoding ABC transporter substrate-binding protein, whose translation is MKLIKTWVLAWLGLFASLLDLSLAAERTEKLIADYGGHAGFQSAVWVAKDLKIFEKHGLDIEVIMITGSARSVAALMGGSTHFATGSVTGPLAAGAKGLDIKVLAASYNKFPYAFVVKPDIRTPKDLRGRKVNILNFGGSNDLALQLALKEWGMKLADLQVIIGGDAPTRMGGLIAGRSDAVILSPPHLNIAVKAGFRILADMGEMSTNFPQSTLNVKGSFLRDNRDTVKRFTRAYAEAIHVIKTQRERTMKVFANRMRIEDMETVRATYDYFAPRFSMPPRVNMAGTRDTLAFYAEQNADFKGRKAEEFIDHSVIDELEKEGIFKKLGGS